The Mytilus galloprovincialis chromosome 7, xbMytGall1.hap1.1, whole genome shotgun sequence genome has a window encoding:
- the LOC143083243 gene encoding uncharacterized protein LOC143083243 isoform X4, producing the protein MVEINDQRCESKSCVQDNDGLCVDDNEEVMYAVYKKVSIEAKVGIGDCLTVVENNAGTDFYWASRCDLRLYQVCEHEKNKTSIQKAERIHDIWTLSHTHCSSGKLGLYSVTSLQNLQLISDTYYWLGDIRRPTYRFYSDITSSREHCVAATIDRSGNVERYVEDCNKSLPALCNHPDVTVPTGGLEVERDHITLIVVLISVVVFAGLVLVLLCMRIKKNHSHRLHSKHPPTKTIDCDKANAEIRKTDTDLKQNSNIYSVQTQSEYDHINHCKNGTENKNGNIYDTTNSIEECEDSYDHTNTKDPDKQFAVNSGDYVQISVRINEVSPL; encoded by the exons ATGGTAGAAATTAATGATCAAAGATGTGAATCGAAGTCCTGTGTTCAAGACAATGATGGTTTGTGTGTCGATGATAACGAAGAAGTTATGTATGCTGTATATAAAAAAg TATCAATTGAAGCAAAGGTAGGAATAGGAGACTGCTTGACAGTGGTAGAGAACAATGCTGGGACAGACTTTTATTGGGCAAGTCGCTGTGATTTAAGATTATACCAAGTTTGTGAACATG AAAAGAACAAGACTAGCATACAAAAGGCGGAGAGAATTCATGATATATGGACACTGTCTCACACGCACTGTTCTAGTGGCAAACTAGGATTGTATTCTGTTACCAGTCTACAGAATCTGCAGCTTATAAGCGATACCTATTATTGGCTAGGCGATATTAGACGTCCTACATATAGGTTTTACAGCG acATAACAAGTTCACGAGAACACTGTGTAGCTGCCACAATTGACAGAAGTGGTAACGTAGAAAGATATGTAGAAGATTGTAATAAATCTTTGCCAGCGTTATGCAATCACCCGGATGTAACAGTTCCTACAGGTGGTTTAGAAGTAGAACGCG ATCATATTACCTTAATAGTAGTTCTTATATCAGTAGTAGTTTTTGCTGGATTAGTACTTGTCCTTTTGTGTATGAG gataAAAAAGAATCATTCACACCGCCTCCATTCTAAACATCCTCCTACAAAGACTATAGATTGCGATAAAGCAAATGCTGAAATCAGAAAGACAGATACAGATCTCAAGCAAAATTCAAACATTTACAGTGTACAGACACAATCGGAATATGACCACATTAATCATTGCAAAAATGGGAcagaaaataaaaatggaaatatatatgACACTACGAATTCTATTGAAGAATGTGAAGACTCATATGATCATACAAATACAAAGGACCCTGACAAACAGTTTGCTGTTAACTCGGGAGATTATGTGCAAATATCAGTTCGCATAAACGAAGTTTCTCCATTATGA